One stretch of Zhihengliuella flava DNA includes these proteins:
- a CDS encoding ABC transporter permease has product MLRTIGKRLALLVPTLFGLSLLLFLWVRSLPGGPATALLGDKATPEAVEQINKLYGFDKPLIEQYFTYMGKLLTGDFGVSLRTARPVVEEFATRFPATLELTAVALVFAVGLGIPLGYWAARHVGKWQDHLSVFLSLGGVVVPVFFLAFILKWIFAIQLGWFPTDGRQDPRINATHYTDFYILDGLMTQEWDAAWDAFMHLVLPGIALGTIPLAIIVRITRASVLEVVNADFVRTARAKGISGQLIRKRYVLRNAMLPVTTTIGLQLGLLISGAVLTETVFAFNGIGRFLRDAIFYLDYPVLQGFIIFIAVIYSLVNLLVDVSYNLIDPRVRVQ; this is encoded by the coding sequence GTGCTACGAACGATCGGCAAGCGGCTCGCGCTGCTGGTGCCTACCCTCTTTGGGCTCTCGCTCCTGCTCTTCTTGTGGGTGCGCAGCCTGCCCGGCGGTCCCGCGACCGCTTTGCTCGGCGATAAGGCGACGCCAGAGGCCGTCGAGCAGATCAACAAACTCTATGGCTTCGATAAGCCGCTGATTGAGCAGTACTTCACCTACATGGGCAAGCTGCTCACCGGCGATTTTGGCGTCAGCCTGCGCACCGCGCGCCCCGTGGTCGAGGAATTTGCCACACGCTTTCCGGCCACGTTGGAGCTCACCGCCGTGGCGCTGGTGTTCGCCGTCGGGCTGGGCATTCCCTTGGGCTACTGGGCGGCCCGGCACGTCGGCAAGTGGCAGGACCACCTCTCCGTGTTCCTGTCCCTCGGCGGCGTGGTGGTGCCCGTCTTCTTCCTGGCCTTCATTCTCAAGTGGATCTTTGCGATCCAGCTGGGCTGGTTCCCCACCGACGGCCGGCAGGATCCGCGCATCAACGCCACGCACTACACCGACTTTTACATCCTCGACGGGCTGATGACCCAAGAGTGGGATGCCGCGTGGGACGCGTTCATGCACTTGGTGCTGCCGGGCATCGCGCTCGGCACGATCCCGCTGGCGATCATCGTGCGCATCACCCGTGCCTCCGTGCTGGAGGTGGTCAACGCGGACTTTGTGCGCACCGCCCGCGCCAAGGGCATTAGCGGCCAGCTGATCCGCAAGCGGTACGTGCTGCGCAACGCCATGCTGCCGGTGACCACGACGATTGGCCTCCAGCTTGGCCTGCTGATCTCCGGCGCCGTGCTGACGGAGACCGTGTTTGCGTTCAACGGGATCGGCCGGTTCCTCCGTGACGCGATTTTCTACCTCGATTACCCCGTCCTGCAGGGCTTCATCATTTTCATCGCGGTGATCTACTCGCTGGTGAACCTGCTGGTGGACGTCTCCTATAACCTGATCGACCCGAGGGTGCGTGTGCAATGA
- a CDS encoding glycerophosphodiester phosphodiesterase, translated as MYTVYAHRGSSGEYPEHTRAAYLHALAERADGVECDVHLSADEVPVCFHDSTVDRTSNGSGSVASKTLSQLRRLDVASWKGVRIPDQYGAASQQLITLEELIDLLRRTQREIGLAIELKHPSPFGRRLEEKVLAVLMRQGWDPETSRIGNIRVSLMSFDPEAIDYLLETIPGYHLCQLISVLDTEKTRELGLIARNAVRYLMRRVHHSAEAHLDAGAAGIAGPGVDFAKAHPEAVKRWVERGLRARVWTVNTEEDAEFLAGLGVTEFTSDYPGRIRHYLDHKLEACA; from the coding sequence ATGTACACCGTCTACGCGCACCGCGGCTCCAGCGGCGAGTACCCCGAGCACACCCGGGCGGCCTACCTCCACGCCCTGGCCGAGCGCGCCGACGGGGTGGAATGCGACGTGCACTTGAGCGCCGACGAGGTCCCCGTCTGCTTCCACGATTCCACGGTGGACCGCACGTCCAACGGTTCGGGATCTGTCGCCTCCAAGACGCTGAGCCAGCTCCGCCGCCTCGACGTCGCCTCCTGGAAGGGCGTGCGCATCCCGGACCAGTATGGTGCGGCCAGCCAGCAGCTCATTACCCTCGAGGAACTGATTGACCTGCTGCGGCGGACGCAGCGGGAGATTGGTCTGGCGATTGAGCTCAAGCACCCCAGTCCGTTCGGCCGCCGGCTCGAGGAAAAGGTCCTTGCCGTGCTGATGCGCCAGGGATGGGACCCGGAGACGTCCCGGATCGGCAACATCCGCGTTTCCCTCATGAGCTTTGACCCGGAGGCCATCGACTACCTGCTGGAGACGATCCCCGGCTATCACCTCTGCCAGCTGATCTCTGTCCTGGATACGGAGAAGACGCGCGAGCTCGGGCTGATCGCCCGCAACGCCGTGCGCTACCTCATGCGCCGGGTGCACCACAGCGCCGAGGCCCACCTCGACGCGGGTGCGGCCGGCATCGCCGGCCCCGGGGTCGACTTCGCCAAGGCGCACCCCGAGGCCGTGAAGCGATGGGTGGAACGCGGGCTGCGGGCGCGCGTCTGGACGGTGAACACGGAGGAGGACGCGGAGTTCTTGGCCGGGCTCGGCGTCACCGAATTTACCTCCGACTACCCCGGGCGAATCCGCCACTATCTGGACCATAAACTGGAGGCATGCGCCTAA
- a CDS encoding endonuclease/exonuclease/phosphatase family protein, whose product MHSLKRALAAVMTSAALAAASVMPAHAAAPASAPASHGTAVLANHDLGTLQTASVTSRAVQTEEPMRIATYNASLFREAPGALIADLSSRNNSQAQAVAEIIQRSAPDVLLVNEFDYDAEQEAATLFRDNYLTVSQNGQKALEYPYIYTAPSNTGVPTGADLNGDGTIGGPDDAFGYGAFEGQYGMVLYSKYPIDVDSVRTFQNFRWADMPGNVMPRDYYGELTSNVLRLSSKSHWDVPIRIGDRTVHVLAAHPTPPSFDGEEQRNARRNHDEIRFLADYVAGGETASYIYDDAGAAGGLADGEDFVIVGDMNADPQRGDSYDSAIMQLLDSEQITDPQPRARGAIMSNQDVFNSLLGRATNNSSGDNSNALRTADFGGSTGSLRVDYVLPSTSMDVTNSGVFWPAPNQPGAELIQMNPVRSSDHRLVWADVSTGE is encoded by the coding sequence ATGCATTCGTTGAAGCGGGCGCTCGCCGCCGTCATGACCTCCGCTGCCCTCGCGGCTGCGTCCGTCATGCCTGCGCACGCGGCAGCCCCCGCTTCTGCTCCGGCGTCCCATGGAACGGCCGTCCTCGCCAACCATGATCTGGGCACGCTGCAGACGGCCTCGGTGACCAGCCGGGCGGTTCAAACAGAGGAACCCATGCGCATCGCGACCTACAACGCCTCGCTCTTCCGCGAGGCGCCCGGCGCGCTCATCGCGGACCTCTCCAGCCGGAACAACTCCCAGGCGCAGGCCGTGGCGGAAATTATCCAGCGTTCCGCACCGGACGTGCTGCTGGTCAACGAGTTTGATTACGACGCCGAGCAGGAAGCCGCCACCCTCTTCCGGGACAACTACCTGACCGTCTCCCAGAACGGCCAGAAAGCGCTGGAGTACCCGTACATCTACACCGCGCCGTCGAACACGGGCGTGCCCACCGGTGCGGACCTCAACGGGGACGGCACCATCGGCGGCCCGGATGACGCGTTCGGCTACGGCGCCTTCGAGGGCCAGTACGGCATGGTGCTTTACTCGAAGTACCCCATCGACGTGGACTCCGTGCGCACCTTCCAGAACTTCCGGTGGGCGGATATGCCGGGCAATGTCATGCCGCGGGACTATTACGGCGAGCTCACCAGCAATGTGCTGCGCCTGTCCAGCAAGTCTCACTGGGATGTTCCGATCCGGATCGGCGACCGGACGGTGCATGTCCTCGCCGCCCACCCCACCCCGCCCTCCTTTGATGGCGAGGAGCAGCGCAACGCACGCCGCAATCACGATGAGATCCGTTTTCTGGCAGACTACGTCGCCGGCGGCGAGACGGCCTCCTACATCTACGATGACGCCGGCGCGGCCGGGGGCCTGGCGGACGGCGAAGACTTTGTGATCGTGGGCGACATGAACGCCGATCCCCAGCGGGGAGATTCCTACGATTCAGCGATCATGCAACTGCTCGACAGCGAACAGATCACGGACCCGCAGCCTCGCGCCCGTGGCGCCATCATGAGCAACCAAGACGTCTTTAACTCGCTCTTGGGGCGTGCTACCAACAACTCGTCGGGGGACAATTCCAATGCGCTGCGCACCGCCGACTTCGGCGGCAGCACGGGCAGCCTGCGGGTGGACTACGTCCTGCCATCCACGAGCATGGACGTCACCAACTCAGGCGTCTTCTGGCCAGCACCCAACCAGCCGGGCGCGGAGCTCATCCAGATGAACCCGGTCCGCAGCAGCGACCACCGGCTGGTCTGGGCCGACGTCTCCACGGGCGAGTAG
- a CDS encoding ABC transporter permease, with the protein MTQNLPEGPAGSAVPAGTTATGGPQPANVKGTSVWGEAFIRLRRNPAAIAGAVIVSLFLLVALFAPLLAPYGGEDLPGRTEITPTYIPGPGEVEGYVLGLDRFGGDVLSKLIWGAQSSLMIGIVSTGFGLVGGMILGLLAGGIGGWVDNVIMRFVDILLSVPNLLLAVSIAAVLGQGEYAIMIAIGVSAIPIFARLLRSSILAQKGSDYVLAAQTLGLSTRTVTMSHLLPNSIGPVIVQATLTLATAVIDAAALSFLGLGGGVPYAAEWGRMLTYAQAELSIAPQLAFLPGLCIAITALGFTLLGESLREALDPKSRAR; encoded by the coding sequence ATGACCCAGAATCTCCCTGAAGGGCCAGCCGGCTCGGCCGTGCCAGCGGGAACGACGGCGACCGGCGGCCCGCAGCCTGCGAATGTCAAGGGCACCAGCGTGTGGGGTGAGGCGTTCATCCGCCTGCGCCGCAACCCGGCGGCGATCGCCGGCGCGGTGATCGTGTCCCTCTTCCTGCTGGTGGCGTTGTTCGCGCCGTTGCTGGCGCCCTACGGCGGTGAGGATCTGCCCGGCCGGACGGAAATTACGCCGACCTACATTCCCGGACCGGGGGAGGTGGAGGGCTACGTGCTGGGCCTCGACCGGTTCGGTGGCGACGTGCTCTCCAAGCTGATCTGGGGCGCCCAGTCCTCGCTCATGATCGGGATCGTCTCCACCGGGTTCGGCCTAGTCGGCGGCATGATTCTGGGCCTGCTAGCCGGCGGTATTGGCGGCTGGGTGGACAACGTCATCATGCGGTTCGTGGACATTCTGCTGTCCGTCCCGAACCTGCTGCTGGCGGTCTCCATCGCCGCGGTGCTGGGGCAGGGCGAGTACGCCATCATGATCGCCATCGGTGTCTCCGCGATCCCGATTTTCGCCCGCCTGCTGCGCTCCTCGATTCTGGCGCAGAAGGGCTCCGACTACGTGCTGGCCGCCCAGACCCTGGGGCTGAGTACACGCACGGTGACCATGAGCCACTTGCTGCCGAACTCGATCGGCCCGGTGATCGTACAGGCCACGCTGACGCTCGCTACCGCCGTGATCGACGCGGCGGCCCTGTCCTTCCTAGGGCTTGGTGGCGGGGTGCCGTACGCGGCCGAGTGGGGCCGTATGCTCACCTATGCTCAGGCGGAGCTAAGCATCGCGCCGCAGCTGGCGTTCCTGCCGGGCCTCTGCATCGCCATCACCGCGCTGGGCTTCACGCTGCTCGGCGAGTCTCTGCGCGAGGCCCTCGACCCGAAGTCCCGCGCCAGGTAG
- a CDS encoding DUF4097 family beta strand repeat-containing protein, translating into MKRPLAALAAVALLAVTTGCTAPAPVIGDGSETRSFTFDGDRLAIDSHNSSLQVTARDVDEVQVRRELTGTVVIGSDSADWSLSGDRLNLERQCTGLFSSCRTAYQVVVPLGVELDVSGRNGTIQVAQLDRSVDVTTRNGRVEVEEVAGDVFVKTNNGAIDVRGAESEVKTISRNGDVQVRDTSAEVLFVRTNNGSVDAQLNAEPRNAEVETRNGAVDLQLPGGPYDVQVHTGNGSQRVNVPTDASSPRFVRVNTNNGAVTITSP; encoded by the coding sequence ATGAAACGCCCACTCGCCGCCCTCGCCGCCGTCGCCCTCCTCGCCGTCACCACAGGTTGCACCGCGCCCGCCCCCGTCATCGGCGACGGCTCGGAGACCCGCAGTTTTACGTTCGACGGCGATCGGCTCGCCATCGACTCGCACAACAGCTCATTGCAGGTCACCGCCCGGGATGTGGACGAGGTGCAGGTGCGCCGAGAGCTGACCGGCACCGTGGTGATCGGGTCCGACTCGGCGGACTGGTCCCTCTCCGGCGACCGCCTGAATTTGGAACGCCAGTGCACTGGCCTGTTCTCCTCCTGCCGCACGGCCTACCAGGTGGTGGTGCCCCTCGGCGTGGAGCTGGACGTGAGCGGGCGCAACGGGACCATTCAGGTGGCCCAGCTGGATCGCTCCGTGGACGTCACCACGCGCAACGGCCGCGTCGAGGTAGAGGAGGTCGCTGGCGACGTCTTCGTCAAGACGAACAACGGCGCCATCGACGTGCGGGGCGCGGAATCAGAGGTCAAGACGATCAGCCGCAACGGCGACGTTCAGGTTCGCGACACGTCCGCGGAGGTGCTGTTCGTGCGCACCAATAACGGTTCGGTGGACGCCCAGCTGAACGCAGAGCCACGCAACGCCGAGGTGGAGACGCGCAACGGAGCCGTGGACCTGCAGCTGCCGGGCGGCCCCTATGACGTCCAGGTCCACACTGGGAACGGGAGCCAGCGCGTCAACGTGCCCACCGATGCCTCCAGCCCGCGTTTTGTCCGCGTCAACACCAACAACGGAGCCGTCACCATCACGTCGCCCTGA
- a CDS encoding AzlC family ABC transporter permease, with translation MRLTSLSLRTIPPVVRVALSVSLATGLYGVSFGALAIAAGLNLWQTVALSALMFTGGSQFAFIGVIAGGGTGSAAFGAATLLGVRNALYGMQMNVLLRPGRARKYGAAHVTIDESIAVAASQEHPGEARRGFWWAGLGVFTLWNLFTILGAVVGDALGDPAAWGLDGAAVAAFLALLWPRLASRDPIALAVAAAAVTLLTIPWVPSGVPIMIAALVAGLWGWLGGRGTTAAREAAQS, from the coding sequence ATGCGCCTAACGTCCCTCTCGCTCAGGACCATCCCGCCCGTCGTCAGGGTCGCATTGTCGGTGTCCTTGGCGACGGGCCTCTATGGTGTTTCCTTCGGGGCGTTGGCCATCGCGGCGGGCCTGAATCTGTGGCAGACCGTGGCGCTGAGCGCCCTGATGTTCACCGGCGGCAGTCAGTTCGCGTTCATCGGCGTGATCGCCGGCGGCGGCACAGGTTCGGCCGCCTTCGGCGCGGCGACCCTGCTGGGGGTGCGCAATGCGCTCTACGGAATGCAGATGAATGTCCTGTTGCGGCCCGGCCGGGCGCGCAAGTACGGCGCGGCACACGTGACGATTGACGAGTCCATCGCTGTGGCGGCATCGCAGGAACATCCGGGTGAGGCCCGCCGCGGCTTTTGGTGGGCCGGGCTGGGCGTCTTCACGCTGTGGAACCTGTTCACGATCCTCGGCGCGGTGGTCGGCGATGCGCTGGGGGATCCCGCCGCGTGGGGCCTCGACGGCGCGGCGGTGGCCGCCTTCTTGGCGTTGCTGTGGCCGCGGTTGGCCAGTAGGGACCCGATCGCCCTCGCCGTGGCCGCCGCGGCCGTCACGCTGCTCACCATCCCCTGGGTGCCTTCGGGGGTGCCCATCATGATCGCGGCTCTCGTGGCCGGCCTCTGGGGTTGGCTCGGCGGGCGGGGCACGACGGCGGCACGTGAGGCGGCGCAGTCATGA
- a CDS encoding ABC transporter substrate-binding protein codes for MTTSGQTSRGGRLKRRGAALTATLAIGALALSACAESQREEGEAGGNDAAVDSTFIFAASADPASLDPAFASDGESFRVSRQIFEGLIGVEAGSADPEPLLAESWEQSDDGLSYTFQLKEGVMFHDGTEFNAEAVCANFDRWYNWEGVNQAKSVSYYYNSLFKGFADSPENAVYESCSADDELTATVNLTEPFAGFIAALSLPSFAMQSPTALEEFGADEVSGTAEAPVLSEYAMGNPVGTGPFEFVSWDSGQQIELTAYQDYWGEQGQVQDIIFRVIDDPTTRRQSLEAGDIDGYDLVAPADTAALEEKGFKIMARDPFTILYLGFNQEIEQLADLNVRQAIAHAIDKDALISQTLPEGTKAATQFIPDSVNGYAEDVAEYEYDPEKAKELLAEAGYEDGFTLDFNYPTGVSRPYMPTPEQVFSNISAQLEEVGITINPQPNKWSPDYLDRIQGGPDHGIHLLGWTGDYNDTDNFVGVHFGQPKADFGFENQELFDKLTEARGIADVEEQTPLYQEINADIMDFLPVVPLAHPAPSLGFSPRVESYPTSPVNDEVFNQIVLSE; via the coding sequence ATGACCACCAGTGGCCAGACATCGCGCGGTGGGCGCCTCAAGCGCCGCGGCGCAGCCCTGACCGCCACGCTCGCGATCGGCGCGCTCGCGCTGTCCGCGTGCGCCGAAAGCCAGCGTGAGGAGGGGGAAGCGGGTGGCAACGACGCCGCCGTCGACTCCACCTTTATTTTCGCCGCCTCGGCGGACCCGGCCTCGTTGGACCCGGCGTTCGCCTCGGACGGCGAATCGTTCCGCGTTTCCCGCCAGATTTTTGAGGGGCTTATCGGCGTCGAGGCCGGCAGCGCCGACCCAGAGCCGCTGCTCGCCGAATCGTGGGAGCAGTCCGACGACGGCCTGAGCTACACCTTCCAGCTCAAGGAAGGCGTGATGTTCCACGACGGCACGGAATTCAACGCAGAAGCCGTGTGTGCCAACTTTGACCGCTGGTACAACTGGGAGGGCGTCAATCAGGCCAAGTCCGTCAGCTACTACTACAACTCGCTGTTCAAGGGGTTCGCCGACAGCCCGGAGAACGCTGTTTACGAGTCTTGCAGCGCTGACGACGAGCTGACGGCCACGGTCAATCTCACGGAGCCGTTCGCCGGCTTCATCGCGGCCCTGTCCCTGCCGTCCTTTGCCATGCAGTCGCCCACCGCACTCGAGGAATTCGGGGCCGATGAGGTGTCCGGCACCGCCGAGGCCCCGGTGCTCTCCGAGTACGCGATGGGCAATCCCGTGGGCACCGGACCGTTCGAATTCGTCTCCTGGGATTCCGGGCAGCAGATTGAGTTGACGGCCTATCAGGATTACTGGGGCGAGCAGGGCCAGGTACAGGACATCATCTTCCGCGTGATCGATGACCCGACCACCCGCCGTCAGAGCCTCGAGGCCGGTGACATTGACGGCTACGACCTCGTGGCCCCGGCGGACACCGCCGCTCTGGAGGAGAAGGGGTTCAAGATCATGGCGCGTGACCCGTTCACTATCCTCTACCTCGGTTTCAACCAGGAGATTGAACAGCTCGCGGACCTGAACGTGCGCCAGGCGATCGCCCACGCGATCGACAAGGACGCCCTGATCAGCCAGACCCTCCCGGAAGGCACCAAGGCCGCCACCCAGTTCATCCCCGACTCCGTCAACGGCTACGCCGAGGACGTCGCCGAGTATGAGTACGATCCGGAGAAGGCTAAGGAATTGTTGGCCGAAGCCGGGTATGAGGACGGCTTTACGCTGGACTTCAACTACCCGACGGGCGTCTCCCGCCCCTACATGCCCACCCCGGAGCAGGTCTTCTCCAACATCTCCGCCCAGCTGGAGGAGGTCGGCATCACGATCAACCCGCAGCCGAATAAGTGGAGCCCTGACTACCTGGACCGCATTCAGGGCGGCCCGGACCACGGCATTCACCTGCTCGGCTGGACGGGCGACTACAACGACACGGACAACTTCGTCGGTGTCCACTTCGGCCAGCCTAAGGCGGACTTCGGGTTCGAGAACCAGGAGCTGTTCGACAAGCTGACCGAGGCCCGTGGCATCGCGGACGTCGAGGAGCAGACACCGCTGTATCAGGAGATCAACGCGGACATCATGGACTTCCTGCCGGTGGTCCCGCTGGCCCACCCGGCCCCGTCGCTCGGCTTCAGCCCGCGCGTGGAGTCCTACCCGACCAGCCCGGTGAACGACGAGGTCTTCAACCAGATCGTCCTGTCCGAGTAA
- a CDS encoding AzlD domain-containing protein has product MTEATLWWWVLAACVAAYGIKLLGYLVPARVLDNPRILRVAGAVTIGLLASLTAVNTFASGAQVVLDARIAALVAAAIALLLRAPFLLVVIIGAAAAAGVRLLGWG; this is encoded by the coding sequence ATGACCGAGGCGACGCTCTGGTGGTGGGTGCTCGCGGCGTGCGTGGCGGCCTACGGCATTAAACTGCTCGGCTATCTGGTCCCGGCTCGGGTCCTCGACAACCCGAGGATTCTGCGCGTGGCCGGGGCGGTGACCATCGGCCTCTTGGCCTCGTTGACGGCCGTGAACACGTTCGCCTCGGGCGCTCAGGTAGTGCTTGATGCGCGGATTGCGGCCCTGGTCGCTGCGGCGATTGCCCTGCTCTTGAGGGCTCCGTTCCTTCTCGTGGTCATCATCGGTGCGGCTGCCGCGGCAGGCGTGCGCCTGCTCGGGTGGGGGTAG
- a CDS encoding MFS transporter, whose amino-acid sequence MPSYSLRRARVSAMLAFATNGALPASFLARYAEVKEQLGVGDGLFGLLVVGMTIGGAAAFHLPAVVLRRFGTPRTTAWGTVWVALAVLLAATGVVTGHAWLFFVGLFCAGLGDACVDVGQNSQGLRVQEGYGRSLLNFMHAGWSIGAAVGGAVGTVLAIIDVPLLAHVALWGGLCVVAMFVAASGFIPEAGPAAEEAPASGLSRRAIVKFLVPLALVALAGITVEDLGNNWSAVLLATERDVPIASAGIALSVMLGAQFIGRLLGDRVVDRIGDSAALRISLVMILVGVLGAAWAPNMALTLVAFALAGLGCAVTVPIAFARADAVPGLPPHSGVTWVSWAMRAATICLSPLTGGLSAAFSLPLAMSVLSLIAVVALIFQLRERRASATS is encoded by the coding sequence ATGCCGTCCTATTCCTTGCGCCGCGCCCGCGTGTCCGCCATGCTCGCCTTCGCCACAAACGGCGCCCTGCCGGCGTCGTTCCTGGCCCGCTATGCGGAGGTTAAGGAGCAGTTGGGGGTCGGCGACGGCCTGTTCGGTCTCCTCGTCGTTGGCATGACCATCGGCGGCGCGGCGGCGTTCCACCTCCCGGCGGTGGTGTTGCGCCGTTTCGGCACGCCGAGGACCACGGCCTGGGGCACCGTCTGGGTGGCGCTTGCCGTGTTGCTCGCGGCCACGGGCGTGGTGACGGGCCATGCGTGGCTGTTCTTTGTGGGGCTTTTCTGTGCCGGGCTCGGGGACGCCTGCGTGGACGTGGGTCAGAATTCCCAAGGCCTGCGGGTGCAGGAGGGGTATGGACGTTCGCTCCTGAACTTCATGCACGCTGGCTGGAGCATTGGTGCGGCCGTCGGCGGCGCCGTCGGTACCGTGCTGGCCATCATCGATGTGCCCCTGCTGGCCCACGTCGCCCTGTGGGGAGGCCTCTGCGTGGTGGCCATGTTCGTGGCAGCCAGTGGCTTCATACCGGAGGCCGGTCCCGCGGCGGAGGAGGCGCCCGCCTCCGGCTTGAGCCGCAGGGCGATTGTGAAGTTCCTCGTCCCGTTGGCGCTCGTGGCCCTCGCGGGGATCACCGTGGAGGATCTCGGCAACAACTGGTCCGCCGTGCTGCTGGCGACGGAGCGCGACGTGCCGATCGCGTCCGCGGGAATCGCCTTGTCCGTGATGTTGGGTGCGCAGTTTATTGGGCGGCTGCTCGGTGATCGCGTGGTGGATCGGATCGGCGACAGCGCCGCGCTGCGCATCAGCCTCGTCATGATCCTCGTGGGCGTCCTTGGGGCGGCGTGGGCGCCAAACATGGCGCTGACGCTCGTGGCCTTCGCCCTAGCCGGGCTGGGTTGCGCCGTGACCGTGCCGATTGCCTTCGCCCGGGCCGATGCCGTGCCGGGGCTCCCTCCGCATTCTGGGGTGACGTGGGTCAGCTGGGCGATGCGTGCAGCGACGATTTGCCTGAGCCCGTTGACCGGCGGGCTGAGTGCGGCCTTCTCACTGCCGCTCGCCATGAGCGTCCTGAGCCTGATCGCCGTGGTGGCGCTCATCTTCCAGCTGCGCGAGCGGCGCGCGAGCGCGACGAGCTAG
- a CDS encoding dipeptide ABC transporter ATP-binding protein → MTDSRPDAAPLLQLNDLAVNFKTMHGTVPAVHSASFSLQPGRTLAIVGESGSGKSTTAMAVIGLLPQNAHLSGSVQLDGRELVGLPEAQMQTIRGGHIGMVPQDPMSNLNPVSKIGVQVAEALLAHGMATKKDVDAKVVATLEAAGIPEAKQRAKMYPHELSGGLRQRALIAIGLACQPRLLIADEPTSALDVTVQQVILDQIQQMTEDAGTAVLLITHDLGLAAERASDLVVMHRGRVVETGNAQQLLEDPQHEYTQQLVRAAPSVAAARLLPGAYAGDRAERAEAAADVVADEQATDNIVELTDLTKVYKKRGSREDFYAAKEVSLQIPRGSTVAVVGESGSGKTTTARMLLKVIEPTSGSMTFDGQDIATLDRAALRDFRQRVQPVFQDPYSSLNPMFTVGKIIEEPLKAYKRGTAAERSARVRELMDQVALPQAMLRRYPSELSGGQRQRVAIARALALKPELLVCDEPVSALDVLVQDQILKLLGDLQQEMGLSYLFISHDLAVVRLISDFVCVMKDGELVEAASSEEIFTNPRHPYTRKLLASIPGNELGIDLDGDAA, encoded by the coding sequence ATGACCGATTCGCGCCCTGACGCAGCACCGTTGCTGCAACTGAATGATCTCGCCGTCAATTTCAAGACCATGCACGGCACGGTGCCGGCGGTCCATAGCGCCAGCTTCTCGCTGCAACCCGGGCGCACGCTCGCCATTGTGGGCGAGTCCGGGTCCGGGAAGAGCACGACGGCGATGGCGGTGATCGGGCTCCTACCCCAGAATGCGCACCTGAGCGGGAGCGTGCAGCTGGACGGACGCGAGCTGGTGGGCCTGCCGGAGGCGCAGATGCAGACGATCCGCGGCGGCCACATCGGCATGGTCCCGCAGGATCCCATGTCCAACCTCAACCCGGTCTCCAAGATCGGCGTTCAGGTCGCCGAAGCGCTCCTGGCCCATGGCATGGCCACCAAGAAGGACGTGGACGCCAAGGTGGTCGCCACGCTCGAGGCCGCAGGGATCCCGGAGGCCAAGCAGCGAGCCAAGATGTATCCGCACGAGCTCTCCGGCGGCCTCCGCCAGCGCGCGCTGATCGCGATCGGCCTCGCGTGCCAGCCCCGCCTCCTCATCGCGGACGAGCCCACCTCCGCCCTCGACGTGACGGTCCAGCAGGTCATCCTCGATCAGATCCAGCAGATGACTGAGGATGCCGGCACGGCCGTGCTCCTCATTACGCATGATCTGGGCCTCGCCGCCGAGCGCGCCTCGGACCTCGTGGTGATGCACCGCGGTCGCGTCGTCGAAACCGGGAATGCCCAGCAGCTCTTGGAGGACCCGCAGCACGAATACACGCAGCAGTTGGTGCGCGCGGCGCCGTCGGTCGCCGCGGCCCGGCTCCTGCCGGGGGCCTACGCCGGGGATCGCGCCGAACGCGCGGAGGCCGCGGCCGACGTCGTCGCGGACGAGCAGGCGACGGACAACATCGTGGAGCTGACGGATCTGACCAAGGTGTACAAGAAGCGCGGCTCGCGCGAGGACTTTTACGCGGCCAAGGAGGTCAGCCTGCAGATCCCACGTGGGTCCACGGTCGCCGTCGTGGGCGAGTCCGGTTCCGGCAAGACGACGACGGCGCGCATGCTGCTCAAGGTCATCGAGCCCACCAGCGGGTCCATGACGTTCGACGGTCAGGACATCGCGACCCTGGACCGGGCTGCCCTGCGGGACTTCCGGCAGCGCGTGCAGCCGGTGTTCCAGGACCCCTACTCCTCCCTGAACCCGATGTTCACGGTCGGAAAGATCATCGAGGAGCCCCTCAAGGCCTACAAGCGCGGCACGGCGGCCGAGCGCTCCGCGCGGGTGCGCGAACTCATGGATCAGGTGGCCCTGCCGCAAGCGATGCTGCGCCGGTACCCCTCCGAACTCTCCGGCGGCCAGCGACAGCGCGTGGCGATTGCTCGGGCGCTGGCCCTCAAGCCGGAGCTGCTGGTGTGCGACGAGCCGGTCTCCGCGCTGGACGTGCTGGTGCAGGATCAGATCCTGAAGCTCTTGGGCGATCTGCAGCAGGAGATGGGGTTGAGCTACCTGTTCATCTCCCACGACCTCGCGGTGGTCCGCCTCATCAGCGACTTCGTGTGTGTCATGAAGGACGGCGAACTGGTGGAGGCGGCCTCCAGCGAGGAGATCTTCACCAACCCGCGCCACCCCTACACGCGCAAGCTGCTGGCCTCCATCCCGGGCAACGAGCTGGGGATCGATCTGGACGGGGACGCCGCCTGA